From the Oleiharenicola lentus genome, one window contains:
- a CDS encoding tetratricopeptide repeat protein produces MSTPSTPYARSGLPIWGVGLIIVGATAVAYHNSFGVPFIFDDDLSIRDNPTIRSLATAWVPPGQSGLTVSGRPLLNFTLALNYAVGGTAVWGYHLVNLLIHVAAGCTLFGIVRRTMEANRFTPSLAEARRGSENPPCNRDATWLALAVALLWTLHPLQTQAVTYIVQRAESLVSLMYLLTLWCFIRSIEPGAPKRWAVLAWVACLLGMAAKEVMVTAPVMVALYDRVFVAGSWTEVWRRRWRFHLALAATWLLLVWLVMTTGGRGGTAGFGGAMSPWGYALTQVGAVVRYLQLALWPQPLVFDYGKDLVPGWSAVWWQTLLLLPLLVASGWAAWRGRASGYLGVFFFAVLAPSSSFVPVVTQTMSEHRVYLALAAVVSLVVVALHAWLGRRSFLVLGALAVGLTTATVRRNHDYRTELAIWEDTVVKRPQNIRALSALAEIYQKAGRLDEARVLLEEAARVAPESVEVRNNLGNAWMKLGRWPEAIACFEAAHRLKPEEPDVLSNLGNALLQTGQVVEAIAHFELALRHKPDFPEPRYNLANTLAQLGRLAEAEPHYARYVQLKPDDPDARSNYGDVLLELGRGPQALAQFEAAIRLKPDRAELHNNLGVALARLGRAREAVPHFETALRLQPDFTGARQNLAQAQQALVR; encoded by the coding sequence GACTTGTCGATCCGGGACAACCCAACCATCCGCAGTTTGGCCACGGCTTGGGTGCCGCCGGGGCAGAGCGGGCTTACGGTCAGCGGCCGGCCGCTGCTGAATTTCACGCTGGCGCTGAACTACGCGGTGGGCGGCACCGCGGTCTGGGGTTACCATCTTGTGAATCTGCTGATCCATGTGGCGGCGGGTTGCACGCTGTTCGGGATCGTGCGGCGGACGATGGAGGCAAATCGGTTTACCCCTTCGCTGGCCGAGGCCCGCCGGGGTTCGGAGAACCCACCCTGCAACCGCGATGCGACCTGGCTCGCCTTGGCGGTCGCACTGTTGTGGACGCTGCACCCGCTGCAGACTCAGGCGGTGACCTACATCGTCCAGCGCGCCGAGTCGCTCGTGAGCCTGATGTATCTGCTGACGCTGTGGTGCTTCATCCGCTCGATCGAGCCCGGCGCGCCGAAACGCTGGGCGGTGTTGGCGTGGGTGGCGTGCCTGCTCGGCATGGCCGCGAAGGAAGTCATGGTCACGGCGCCGGTGATGGTGGCGCTCTACGACCGGGTTTTCGTGGCGGGTTCGTGGACTGAGGTCTGGCGCCGGCGCTGGCGCTTTCATCTCGCGCTGGCGGCAACGTGGCTGCTGCTGGTGTGGCTGGTCATGACGACCGGAGGGCGCGGGGGCACGGCGGGTTTCGGCGGCGCGATGTCGCCCTGGGGTTACGCGCTCACGCAGGTGGGCGCGGTGGTGCGCTACCTGCAGCTGGCGCTCTGGCCGCAGCCGCTGGTCTTTGATTACGGCAAGGACTTGGTGCCCGGTTGGAGCGCAGTCTGGTGGCAGACGCTGTTGCTCCTGCCCCTGCTCGTGGCGAGCGGCTGGGCGGCGTGGCGCGGACGGGCGAGCGGCTATCTGGGGGTTTTCTTCTTCGCGGTGCTGGCTCCGAGCTCGAGTTTTGTGCCGGTGGTGACCCAGACGATGAGCGAACACCGGGTTTACCTGGCGCTCGCGGCCGTCGTGTCGCTGGTGGTCGTCGCGTTGCACGCGTGGCTGGGACGGCGGAGTTTTCTGGTGTTGGGCGCGCTGGCTGTCGGTCTCACGACGGCGACGGTCCGTCGCAATCACGACTACCGCACGGAGCTGGCGATTTGGGAGGACACGGTGGTCAAGCGGCCGCAGAATATCCGGGCCCTGAGCGCGCTCGCGGAGATTTACCAGAAGGCCGGGCGTCTTGATGAGGCGCGGGTGTTGCTGGAGGAGGCTGCACGCGTCGCGCCGGAGTCGGTGGAAGTGCGCAACAATCTCGGTAACGCGTGGATGAAGCTCGGCCGCTGGCCCGAGGCCATCGCGTGTTTTGAGGCGGCGCACCGGCTGAAGCCGGAAGAGCCGGATGTGTTGAGCAACCTGGGCAACGCGTTGCTGCAGACGGGTCAGGTGGTCGAGGCGATCGCGCATTTCGAGCTGGCGCTGCGGCACAAGCCGGATTTCCCCGAACCGCGCTACAACCTCGCCAACACGCTGGCGCAGCTCGGCCGCCTGGCGGAGGCCGAGCCGCACTACGCCCGTTACGTGCAGCTCAAGCCCGACGACCCCGATGCACGCTCGAATTACGGCGACGTTCTGCTGGAGCTCGGCCGTGGCCCGCAGGCGCTGGCGCAATTCGAGGCGGCGATCCGGCTGAAGCCGGACCGCGCCGAGCTGCACAACAATCTTGGCGTCGCGCTCGCCCGCCTTGGCCGGGCCCGCGAGGCCGTGCCTCATTTTGAGACGGCGTTGCGACTTCAGCCGGATTTTACCGGGGCCCGGCAGAATCTGGCGCAGGCACAGCAAGCTTTGGTTCGATAG